From the genome of Hydrogenothermus marinus:
AGTAGATAAAGCCTTTATTGTTCCTCATAATAATACTGCAAGGATTCAAGAAGTTCATCTGACCTTAGAACATACATTATGCAAAATAATAGATATGTATTTAACAGGAGAAATATCTTAAATATATGATGAGGGCTAAAAGCCCTCATTTTTTTTAAAACATTCCTGGAGGTTTTCCTTTAGATGTTATAAGTCTTTCTACAGGCTCCCCACCTAAGATATGTTTTTCAATAATTTCTTCTACATCATCTGGAGTAACCCTTCCATACCAAACTGCATCAGGATAAACAACTACATTTGGACCAAACATACAAGGCCCTAAGCATCCTGTTGGAGTTACTGCCATTTTACTCATTAATTCTGGTTTAGTCATTAAAACTTCTTGAAACTTAGTAAATATTTTGTCAGAGCCTTGAGCTCCACAAGATGGCATTCCTGGTGGTTTATTTTGCATACATACAAAAACATGTCTAAAAGTTTGATCTGCCATTTAGTTTCCTCCTTGAAAATTTTTTTAAAATTGTAAATCTAAATATTACTAAAAAAAAATGATTTAAGTTAGAT
Proteins encoded in this window:
- a CDS encoding (2Fe-2S) ferredoxin domain-containing protein, coding for MADQTFRHVFVCMQNKPPGMPSCGAQGSDKIFTKFQEVLMTKPELMSKMAVTPTGCLGPCMFGPNVVVYPDAVWYGRVTPDDVEEIIEKHILGGEPVERLITSKGKPPGMF